One Methylobacterium oryzae DNA window includes the following coding sequences:
- the dapF gene encoding diaminopimelate epimerase — translation MSALAHRRFLKMHGAGNAIVVLDLRGSAAKVRPEEARAIAQDPGSTFDQLMVLHDPVSPGTDAFMRIYNTDGSESGACGNGTRCVAYAMLDDPAMARPAEGGRLTLETRAGLLGVRRVSERAFTVDMGRPRLAWDEIPLSEPFPDTRRIELQIGPIDDPILHSPGAVNMGNPHAVFFVEQDPDSFDLARIGPMLENHPLFPERANISVAQVTGREAIKLRVWERGAGLTLACGTAACATVVAASRLRMIGRQASVALPGGELFVEWRADDHVLMTGPVALVAEGTLAPELFDSAA, via the coding sequence ATGAGCGCACTCGCCCACAGACGCTTCCTGAAGATGCACGGCGCCGGCAACGCGATCGTGGTGCTGGACCTGCGCGGCTCCGCGGCGAAAGTCCGGCCCGAGGAGGCGCGGGCGATCGCCCAGGATCCCGGCTCGACCTTCGATCAGCTGATGGTCCTGCACGATCCCGTGAGCCCGGGCACCGACGCGTTCATGCGCATCTACAACACCGACGGTTCGGAATCGGGCGCCTGCGGCAACGGCACGCGCTGCGTCGCCTACGCGATGCTCGACGACCCGGCCATGGCGCGGCCGGCCGAGGGCGGCCGGCTCACCCTGGAGACCAGGGCCGGCCTGCTCGGAGTGCGCCGCGTCTCGGAGCGCGCCTTCACGGTCGATATGGGCCGGCCGCGGCTCGCCTGGGACGAGATCCCCCTGTCCGAGCCGTTCCCCGACACCCGCCGGATCGAGCTGCAGATCGGCCCGATCGACGACCCGATCCTGCACTCGCCGGGCGCCGTGAACATGGGCAACCCGCACGCGGTGTTCTTCGTGGAGCAGGATCCGGACAGCTTCGACCTCGCCCGGATCGGCCCGATGCTGGAGAACCACCCGCTGTTCCCGGAGCGCGCCAACATCTCGGTGGCGCAGGTGACGGGCCGCGAGGCGATCAAGCTCCGCGTCTGGGAGCGGGGGGCCGGGCTGACGCTCGCCTGCGGCACCGCCGCCTGCGCCACCGTGGTGGCCGCCTCGCGCCTGCGGATGATCGGCCGGCAGGCCAGCGTCGCGCTGCCGGGCGGCGAGCTGTTCGTCGAGTGGCGCGCCGACGACCATGTCCTGATGACCGGTCCGGTCGCGCTCGTCGCCGAGGGGACCCTGGCGCCGGAGCTGTTCGACAGCGCGGCCTGA
- a CDS encoding heme ABC transporter permease — protein MTPSLWTRLSNPSHFMRWSGALVPWLTALSLGVLALGLYQTFFVVPPDYQQGETVRIMYIHVPAAWLGVFFYGAMSVSAIGTLVWRHPLADVAQRAAAPIGAAFTLICLVTGSLWGKPMWGTYWVWDARLTSMLILLLIYCGIIALWRTLEDPNRAARAVAILTLVGAVNLPIIKFSVNWWSTLHQPASILRMGGSTIDPSMLHPLLVMIAAATLGGMTLHLYAMRTEIMRRRVRTLTIREAERLDRAQPRLTPTPAAMPVGQPV, from the coding sequence ATGACGCCTTCCCTCTGGACCCGCCTGTCGAACCCCAGCCACTTCATGCGGTGGTCGGGGGCGCTCGTGCCTTGGCTGACGGCCCTGTCCCTCGGCGTGCTGGCCCTGGGCCTGTACCAGACCTTCTTCGTGGTGCCGCCCGACTACCAGCAGGGCGAGACGGTGCGGATCATGTACATCCACGTCCCGGCGGCGTGGCTCGGCGTGTTCTTCTACGGCGCGATGAGCGTGTCGGCGATCGGAACCCTGGTCTGGCGCCACCCGCTGGCCGACGTCGCCCAGCGGGCGGCCGCGCCGATCGGGGCCGCCTTCACGCTGATCTGCCTCGTGACCGGCTCGCTGTGGGGCAAGCCCATGTGGGGCACCTACTGGGTCTGGGACGCGCGCCTGACCTCCATGCTGATCCTGCTGCTGATCTACTGCGGCATCATCGCCCTGTGGCGGACCCTGGAGGATCCGAACCGCGCCGCGCGCGCGGTGGCGATCCTGACGCTGGTCGGCGCCGTGAACCTGCCGATCATCAAGTTCTCGGTGAACTGGTGGTCGACGCTTCATCAGCCGGCCTCGATCCTGCGCATGGGCGGCTCCACCATCGATCCCTCGATGCTCCACCCGCTGCTGGTCATGATCGCCGCCGCGACCCTCGGCGGGATGACCCTGCACCTCTACGCGATGCGCACCGAGATCATGCGCCGCCGGGTGCGGACGCTGACGATCCGCGAGGCCGAGCGCCTCGACCGCGCCCAGCCGCGCCTCACCCCGACACCGGCCGCGATGCCGGTCGGGCAGCCGGTCTAG
- the mtaB gene encoding tRNA (N(6)-L-threonylcarbamoyladenosine(37)-C(2))-methylthiotransferase MtaB, producing MAVETLTFGCRLNTVESEALRAHAAADGRDRVVVNTCAVTAEAGRQARKAIRRIARERPGAEIVVTGCGAEVETEAYAAMPEVARLVGNAEKLRPEGWSAAATGPGAVMAARVAEPTRVEAVAGHTRAFVPVQNGCDHRCTFCVIPFGRGVSRSVPEADVIAQVETLVARGGREVVLTGVDLTAYGRDLAGPAPTLGGLVRAILRAVPDLARLRLSSIDSVEADDALMAAIAEEERLMPHLHLSLQAGDDLILKRMKRRHLRADAIRFCETVRRLRPDIVLGADLIAGFPTETEAQFARSLDLVAECGLTHLHVFPYSPRPGTPAARMPPVAPDVVRARAARLREAGAGALRRHLDAQVGRRLTVLAERGGVGRSVDFTAVRLAADEAPGTFHSIAIAGHDGARLIGA from the coding sequence ATGGCGGTCGAGACCCTCACCTTCGGCTGCCGCCTCAACACCGTCGAGTCCGAGGCCCTGCGGGCCCACGCGGCTGCGGACGGGCGCGACCGGGTGGTGGTGAACACCTGCGCGGTGACCGCCGAGGCCGGGCGGCAGGCCCGCAAGGCGATCCGGCGCATCGCCCGGGAGCGGCCCGGCGCCGAGATCGTCGTCACCGGCTGCGGCGCCGAGGTCGAGACGGAGGCCTACGCGGCCATGCCGGAGGTGGCGCGCCTCGTCGGCAACGCCGAGAAGCTGCGGCCGGAGGGCTGGTCTGCGGCCGCGACCGGTCCGGGCGCCGTCATGGCGGCGCGGGTGGCCGAGCCGACGCGGGTCGAGGCGGTCGCCGGGCACACCCGCGCCTTCGTGCCCGTGCAGAACGGCTGCGACCATCGCTGCACCTTCTGCGTGATCCCGTTCGGGCGGGGCGTCTCCCGCTCGGTGCCGGAGGCGGACGTGATCGCGCAGGTCGAGACCCTCGTGGCCCGTGGCGGGCGCGAGGTGGTGCTGACCGGCGTCGACCTCACCGCCTACGGCCGCGACCTCGCCGGCCCGGCCCCGACCCTCGGCGGTCTCGTGCGGGCGATCCTCCGGGCGGTGCCCGACCTCGCGCGCCTGCGCCTCTCCTCGATCGATTCTGTCGAGGCCGACGACGCCCTGATGGCGGCGATCGCCGAGGAGGAGCGGCTCATGCCGCACCTGCACCTGTCGCTGCAGGCCGGCGACGACCTGATCCTCAAGCGCATGAAGCGCCGGCACCTGCGCGCCGACGCGATCCGCTTCTGCGAGACGGTGCGGCGGCTGCGACCCGACATCGTGCTCGGCGCCGACCTGATCGCGGGCTTCCCGACCGAGACGGAGGCGCAGTTCGCCCGCTCCCTCGACCTCGTGGCGGAATGCGGCCTGACGCACCTGCACGTCTTCCCCTATTCCCCGCGTCCCGGCACGCCGGCCGCGCGCATGCCGCCGGTTGCGCCAGACGTGGTCCGTGCGCGGGCGGCGCGGCTGCGCGAGGCGGGTGCGGGTGCCCTGCGGCGGCACCTCGACGCGCAGGTCGGGCGCCGCCTGACGGTCCTGGCCGAGCGAGGCGGCGTCGGGCGGAGTGTGGATTTCACGGCCGTGCGACTGGCGGCCGATGAGGCGCCCGGGACGTTCCACAGCATCGCCATCGCGGGGCACGACGGGGCGCGGCTGATCGGCGCCTAG
- a CDS encoding RluA family pseudouridine synthase, which produces MSNAFDIGARLLYRDALLLVIDKPAGLPVHPGPRGGETLTDHLDALRFGLPRRPEAAHRLDRDTSGCLALGRHAKALARLGKLFSGSAVDKTYWAIVAGGPAEEEGSIDLALARRSDDPRSWWMKADPAGDPSLTHWRVLGRAGGRTWLELKPVTGRTHQLRVHCAASGWPILGDAVYGGAPRGSALHLHARALSIPLYPKREAITVTAPPPPHVAEAVATMGA; this is translated from the coding sequence ATGTCCAACGCCTTCGACATAGGCGCGCGCCTCCTCTACCGCGATGCCCTGCTGCTCGTCATCGACAAGCCGGCGGGTTTGCCGGTCCATCCGGGCCCCCGCGGCGGCGAGACGCTCACCGACCACCTCGACGCGCTCCGGTTCGGCCTGCCCCGCCGGCCGGAGGCCGCGCACCGGCTCGACCGCGACACCTCCGGCTGCCTCGCGCTGGGCCGCCACGCCAAGGCTCTGGCGCGGCTCGGAAAGCTCTTCTCCGGCAGCGCCGTCGACAAGACCTACTGGGCGATCGTGGCCGGCGGTCCCGCCGAGGAGGAAGGCAGCATCGACCTGGCGCTGGCCCGCCGCTCGGACGATCCGCGCTCGTGGTGGATGAAGGCCGACCCCGCGGGCGACCCGTCATTGACGCACTGGCGGGTGCTCGGCCGCGCCGGGGGGCGGACGTGGCTGGAGCTGAAGCCGGTCACCGGGCGGACCCACCAGCTCCGGGTCCACTGCGCCGCCTCCGGCTGGCCGATCCTGGGCGACGCGGTCTACGGCGGCGCGCCCCGCGGGAGCGCGCTGCACCTCCACGCGCGGGCGCTGTCGATCCCGCTTTATCCTAAACGGGAGGCCATCACGGTGACGGCGCCGCCCCCACCGCACGTCGCCGAAGCCGTGGCGACGATGGGCGCGTGA
- a CDS encoding tRNA1(Val) (adenine(37)-N6)-methyltransferase: protein MTAEADSGADPFLGGRLRLHQPPRGAHRAGTDAVLLARLLAPRAGDRLCDVGAGTGAVGLACAALAPGLRPTLVERDPALADLARANAALNGIDARIVVADVLAPAAERRAAGLLPDSFDVVLTNPPFFAAGDHRASPHPGRAAAHTFAGGDLDAWIRACTAILRPGGRLGLIHRADALPACLDALRGRYGGLAIRPVHPRGDVPAIRVLIAATRGSRALPSLLPPLVLHSPDGTFTDEAEVLHRGAPWPAL, encoded by the coding sequence GTGACCGCCGAGGCCGACAGCGGCGCCGATCCCTTCCTCGGCGGCCGCCTGCGCCTGCACCAGCCGCCGCGGGGGGCGCACCGCGCCGGGACCGACGCGGTGCTGCTCGCCCGGCTGCTCGCGCCGCGCGCCGGGGACCGGCTCTGCGACGTCGGCGCCGGGACCGGCGCCGTCGGCCTCGCCTGCGCGGCCCTGGCGCCGGGGCTCCGGCCGACCCTGGTCGAGCGCGACCCGGCACTCGCCGATCTGGCCCGCGCCAACGCGGCCCTCAACGGCATCGACGCGCGGATCGTGGTCGCCGACGTGCTGGCACCCGCGGCGGAACGCCGCGCCGCCGGTCTGCTGCCGGACAGTTTCGACGTCGTGCTCACCAACCCGCCGTTCTTCGCGGCCGGCGATCACCGCGCCTCGCCGCATCCGGGCCGCGCCGCCGCCCACACCTTCGCGGGCGGCGATCTCGACGCCTGGATCCGCGCCTGCACGGCGATCCTGCGGCCCGGCGGGCGCCTCGGCCTCATCCACCGGGCGGACGCCCTCCCGGCCTGCCTCGACGCCCTCCGGGGCCGCTACGGCGGGCTGGCGATCCGCCCGGTCCATCCCCGCGGCGACGTGCCCGCGATCCGCGTGCTGATCGCGGCGACCCGCGGCAGCCGCGCCTTGCCGAGCCTGCTGCCGCCCCTCGTCCTGCACAGCCCCGACGGCACCTTCACCGACGAGGCCGAGGTGCTCCATCGCGGCGCGCCGTGGCCGGCGCTCTGA
- a CDS encoding GyrI-like domain-containing protein, whose product MIRLRPLVALSAALVLASAGPIAAQQQPAPPPSTAPAPAQTNPLPTTTAPNPVADPDKSAAPAPQQSVAPPPAGQSAAATPPATSTGTPGRPTLIEKAGEPGDVDEVTLPAKPAAILSGKTKWEEAVPNLKQAFARIEADLAKLGVAPAGRPLAVFTRTDDDGFEFEAMVPVAAAPSPAPAETDGLRFGTTPSGKALRFAHKGSYESIDSTYETLTAYLDAKDIVVQDRFVEEYATDLKDSTDDSLDVNIYALVK is encoded by the coding sequence GTGATCCGCCTTCGTCCGCTCGTCGCCCTCTCGGCCGCCCTCGTGCTCGCGTCGGCCGGCCCGATCGCCGCCCAGCAGCAGCCCGCGCCGCCGCCCTCCACGGCGCCCGCGCCGGCCCAGACGAACCCGCTGCCGACCACGACCGCGCCGAACCCGGTCGCCGACCCGGACAAGAGCGCAGCCCCGGCCCCGCAGCAATCGGTGGCGCCCCCGCCCGCGGGCCAGTCTGCGGCGGCAACGCCCCCGGCCACGAGCACGGGGACCCCCGGCCGGCCCACGCTCATCGAGAAGGCCGGCGAGCCCGGCGACGTCGACGAGGTAACCCTCCCGGCCAAGCCAGCCGCGATCCTGTCCGGCAAGACCAAGTGGGAGGAGGCCGTGCCGAACCTGAAGCAGGCCTTCGCGCGGATCGAGGCCGACCTCGCCAAGCTCGGCGTCGCGCCGGCCGGCCGGCCGCTCGCGGTCTTCACCCGCACGGACGACGACGGCTTCGAGTTCGAGGCGATGGTCCCGGTGGCGGCCGCGCCGAGCCCGGCACCAGCCGAGACCGACGGCCTGCGCTTCGGCACGACGCCCTCCGGCAAGGCGCTGCGCTTCGCCCATAAGGGCTCCTACGAGTCGATCGACAGCACCTACGAGACGCTGACCGCCTACCTCGATGCCAAGGACATTGTCGTGCAGGACCGGTTCGTGGAGGAGTACGCCACCGACCTCAAGGACAGCACCGACGACAGTCTCGACGTGAACATCTACGCGCTGGTGAAATAG
- the ccmD gene encoding heme exporter protein CcmD, translated as MDLGSHGGFILAAYAFTAVVMVALVGNALRDRRAQRRALRGFGEDRR; from the coding sequence ATGGATCTCGGGTCTCACGGCGGCTTCATCCTGGCCGCCTACGCGTTCACGGCGGTGGTGATGGTCGCCCTCGTGGGCAACGCCCTGCGCGACCGCCGGGCGCAGCGGCGCGCCCTCAGGGGCTTCGGCGAGGACCGGCGATGA
- a CDS encoding endonuclease III domain-containing protein → MPAADLRSATVPRSRRKAVPAVADPALAEKALAVHARLCPVYGCPIPYFHSLDPVSELVSSLLSHRTRNAESGRAFKALRARFPDWDAMLDADVPAIEAAIAGVTWPELKAPRIRDVLRALRDRHGSLDLAFLADMEVEAAREWLQAIPGVGPKTSAAVLSFSTLRMPALPVDSHHHRVAQRLGLIGRRVDVGPSHPILRAQLPADWSAQDLYDNHEILMLHGQKVCHHHRPACGRCVLVDLCPSAKLPTREP, encoded by the coding sequence ATGCCCGCCGCCGACCTCAGATCCGCGACCGTCCCGCGTTCACGCCGCAAGGCGGTCCCCGCCGTCGCGGATCCAGCCCTGGCCGAGAAGGCGCTCGCCGTCCACGCGCGGCTCTGCCCGGTCTACGGCTGCCCGATCCCGTACTTCCACAGCCTCGATCCGGTCAGCGAGCTCGTCTCGTCGCTCCTGTCGCACCGGACCCGCAATGCCGAATCCGGCCGGGCCTTCAAGGCGCTGCGGGCGCGCTTCCCCGACTGGGACGCGATGCTCGACGCGGACGTGCCGGCGATCGAGGCCGCCATCGCGGGCGTGACTTGGCCGGAGCTGAAGGCGCCGCGTATCCGCGACGTGCTCCGCGCCCTGCGCGACCGGCACGGCAGCCTCGACCTCGCCTTCCTGGCCGATATGGAGGTCGAGGCGGCGCGGGAATGGCTGCAGGCGATCCCGGGCGTCGGGCCGAAGACCAGCGCGGCGGTCCTGTCCTTCTCCACTCTGCGGATGCCGGCGCTGCCGGTCGACAGCCACCATCATCGGGTCGCCCAGCGCCTCGGGCTGATCGGCAGGCGGGTCGATGTCGGCCCGTCGCACCCGATCCTGCGGGCGCAGCTCCCCGCGGACTGGAGCGCGCAGGATCTCTACGACAATCACGAGATCCTGATGCTGCACGGGCAGAAGGTCTGCCATCATCATCGCCCGGCCTGCGGGCGCTGCGTCCTGGTCGACCTCTGCCCCAGCGCGAAGCTGCCCACGCGGGAGCCGTGA
- the ftsY gene encoding signal recognition particle-docking protein FtsY, translated as MASEEKPGWFGRLFGRKGQPAPEDRAEDQAEDKPEAELPAGAASPSEGEPDFTTAAEDVTHVPLPPEETGEPVPDAVEGADLLPVEGEPERPPAGTAGDDPAHGADPVDTGDMNREPVVEPAADVQPEIQSDSQPDIQPVDSAAALAHDAGAGPDREPEAKGWWSRLTSGMKRTSSALSDRVTGLFTKRKLDATTLEDLEDALIQADFGLETAMRVSEAVGKGRYEKGISPDEVRAILAAEVERALEPVAVPLTIDDARKPFVILTVGVNGAGKTTTLGKLASKLRAEGRTVMLAAGDTFRAAAIDQLKVWGARTGTPVVSGAQGADAAGLAFDALKQAGTAGTDVLLIDTAGRLQNKAGLMAELEKIVRVLRKQDPEAPHATLLVLDATVGQNALSQVELFSQAAPVSGLVMTKLDGTARGGILVALAAKFDLPVHFIGVGEGVEDLEPFAARDFARAIAGLEKD; from the coding sequence ATGGCGAGCGAGGAGAAGCCCGGCTGGTTCGGACGCCTGTTCGGGCGCAAAGGCCAGCCCGCGCCCGAGGACAGAGCCGAGGATCAGGCCGAGGACAAGCCCGAGGCCGAGCTTCCGGCCGGGGCGGCCTCGCCCTCCGAGGGGGAGCCGGACTTCACCACCGCCGCGGAAGATGTCACCCACGTCCCGCTGCCGCCCGAGGAGACCGGGGAGCCGGTCCCGGACGCGGTCGAGGGTGCGGACCTGCTGCCCGTGGAGGGCGAGCCGGAGCGCCCGCCGGCCGGCACCGCCGGTGACGATCCCGCGCACGGCGCCGACCCGGTCGATACGGGTGATATGAACCGCGAGCCGGTGGTGGAGCCGGCTGCCGACGTGCAGCCCGAGATTCAATCCGATTCCCAGCCCGACATCCAGCCGGTCGACAGCGCCGCGGCCCTCGCGCACGACGCCGGCGCCGGGCCGGACCGCGAGCCGGAGGCCAAGGGCTGGTGGAGCCGCCTCACCTCCGGGATGAAGCGGACCTCGTCGGCGCTGTCCGACCGGGTCACGGGCCTGTTCACCAAGCGCAAGCTCGACGCCACGACCCTGGAGGACCTGGAGGACGCCCTGATACAGGCCGATTTCGGCCTGGAGACCGCGATGCGGGTCTCGGAGGCCGTCGGCAAGGGCCGCTACGAGAAGGGCATCTCGCCCGACGAGGTCCGGGCGATCCTGGCCGCGGAGGTGGAGCGGGCGCTGGAGCCCGTGGCGGTGCCGCTGACGATCGACGACGCCCGGAAGCCCTTCGTGATCCTGACGGTCGGCGTGAACGGCGCCGGCAAGACCACGACGCTCGGAAAGCTCGCCTCGAAGCTGCGGGCGGAGGGGCGCACCGTGATGCTCGCGGCCGGCGACACCTTCCGCGCGGCGGCGATCGACCAGCTCAAGGTCTGGGGTGCGCGCACCGGCACGCCGGTGGTGAGCGGCGCGCAGGGGGCGGACGCGGCGGGCCTCGCCTTCGACGCCCTGAAGCAGGCGGGCACCGCCGGCACCGACGTGCTGCTGATCGACACGGCCGGCCGGCTCCAGAACAAGGCCGGCCTGATGGCCGAGCTGGAGAAGATCGTCCGCGTCCTGCGCAAGCAGGACCCGGAGGCGCCGCACGCCACGCTCCTCGTCCTCGACGCCACGGTCGGCCAGAACGCGCTCAGCCAGGTGGAGCTGTTCTCGCAGGCCGCGCCGGTCTCGGGCCTGGTGATGACCAAGCTCGACGGCACCGCCCGGGGCGGCATCCTGGTGGCGCTGGCGGCGAAGTTCGACCTGCCGGTGCACTTCATCGGTGTCGGCGAGGGCGTGGAGGATCTGGAGCCCTTCGCGGCCCGCGACTTCGCCCGGGCGATCGCCGGGCTGGAGAAGGATTAG
- a CDS encoding septation protein A: MQIESVPPHRHLPPLVKLALELGPLVLFFLGNAYSEKFGVAPDQKLFVATGVFIAATVVALAIHYVMVRRLPIMPLVSGVVVVVFGGLTLALQDKTFIMVKPTIVNALFGTVLLGGLVFGRSLLSVVLDSMFSLTDEGWRKLTFRWGVFFFVLAALNELVWRTQTEDFWVNFKVFGIMPITVLFALAQTPLLTRYERKKAQPEA, from the coding sequence ATGCAGATCGAATCCGTCCCCCCGCACCGCCACCTGCCGCCGCTCGTGAAGCTGGCGCTGGAACTCGGGCCGCTGGTGCTGTTCTTCCTCGGCAACGCCTATTCCGAGAAGTTCGGCGTCGCCCCGGACCAGAAGCTGTTCGTGGCCACGGGCGTGTTCATCGCGGCGACCGTGGTGGCTCTGGCGATCCACTACGTGATGGTGCGCCGCCTGCCGATCATGCCGCTCGTGTCCGGCGTGGTGGTGGTGGTGTTCGGCGGCCTGACCCTGGCGCTGCAGGACAAGACCTTCATCATGGTCAAGCCGACCATCGTGAACGCCCTGTTCGGCACCGTGCTGCTCGGCGGCCTCGTGTTCGGGCGCTCGCTGCTGTCGGTGGTGCTCGACTCGATGTTCAGCCTCACCGACGAGGGCTGGCGGAAGCTCACCTTCCGCTGGGGCGTGTTCTTCTTCGTGCTGGCGGCTCTCAACGAGCTGGTCTGGCGGACCCAGACGGAGGATTTCTGGGTCAACTTCAAGGTGTTCGGCATCATGCCGATCACCGTGCTGTTCGCCCTCGCGCAGACGCCGCTGCTCACCCGCTACGAGCGCAAGAAGGCGCAGCCGGAGGCGTGA
- a CDS encoding DsbE family thiol:disulfide interchange protein: MSAPLDDTAGRTPPVRRSLLLILPALVFAALAAVLFLRLRSGADPAALPSAMIGKPVPRFDLPAVPGLTANGAPVPGLSSADLKGQITVLNVFASWCAPCQVEHPMLMRLAKEPGIRLVGIDYKEPNPEAGQRFLTRHGVPFSAVGADAGGRAAIDFGVYGVPETFIIGPDGVIRDKLVGILTPENFSSVLARIRAAGKVAAAQ; this comes from the coding sequence ATGAGCGCGCCCCTCGACGACACCGCCGGCCGGACACCGCCGGTCCGCCGCTCGCTGCTGCTGATCCTGCCGGCGCTCGTCTTCGCGGCGCTCGCCGCCGTGCTGTTCCTGCGCCTGCGCTCCGGCGCCGACCCGGCCGCCCTCCCCTCCGCGATGATCGGCAAGCCGGTCCCGCGCTTCGACCTGCCCGCGGTGCCGGGGCTGACCGCCAACGGCGCGCCCGTGCCCGGCCTGTCGAGCGCGGACCTCAAGGGCCAGATCACCGTGCTCAACGTCTTCGCCTCGTGGTGCGCGCCCTGCCAAGTGGAGCACCCGATGCTGATGCGGCTGGCGAAGGAGCCCGGCATCCGGCTCGTGGGGATCGACTACAAGGAGCCGAACCCCGAGGCCGGCCAGCGCTTCCTGACCCGGCACGGCGTGCCGTTCAGCGCGGTGGGGGCCGATGCCGGCGGCCGCGCGGCGATCGATTTCGGCGTCTACGGCGTGCCCGAGACCTTCATCATCGGGCCCGACGGCGTGATCCGCGACAAGCTGGTCGGCATCCTCACGCCGGAGAATTTTTCCAGCGTGCTCGCCCGCATCCGCGCGGCCGGCAAGGTCGCGGCGGCGCAGTAG